Proteins encoded in a region of the Oncorhynchus gorbuscha isolate QuinsamMale2020 ecotype Even-year unplaced genomic scaffold, OgorEven_v1.0 Un_scaffold_901, whole genome shotgun sequence genome:
- the LOC124020755 gene encoding post-GPI attachment to proteins factor 6-like: MCIMDYDTLQYCDFLGSVCSIWVTVLCMARVRDTFKHMLFMLGTLLIAMSMQLDRRGLWNMLGPILCAVLAMVTSWVYRGLKRKQCYPPSWRRWVLFLLPGLASALVGVCVYVFAETEDNYLYTHSLWHVLVASSVVFLLPPRETDSMNTWSPGVCGYTLCHSTKEELYTVT, translated from the exons ATGTGTATCATGGATTACGACACTCTCCAGTACTGTGACTTCCTGGGTTCAGTCTGTTCTATCTGGGTCACTGTTCTCTGCATGGCCCGAGTCAGAGACACATTCAAACAC ATGCTGTTCATGCTCGGTACTCTGCTGATAGCGATGTCCATGCAGCTGGACCGGAGAGGACTGTGGAACATGCTGGGACCCATCCTCTGTGCTGTACTAGCCATGGTGACCTCCTGG GTGTATCGAGGGCTGAAGAGGAAACAGTGCTACCCCCCCTCTTGGCGGCGTTGGGTACTGTTTCTCCTCCCAGGCCTGGCCTCAGCGctggtcggtgtgtgtgtgtacgtgtttgcTGAGACGGAGGACAACTacctgtacacacactctctatgGCACGTCCTGGTTGCCTCTAGTGTGGTGTTCCTTCTGCCtcccagagagacagactccatgAACACCTGGAGCCCTGGAGTCTGTGGTTACACACTCTGTCACAGCACCAAGGAGGAACTATATACTGtcacctga